From Candidatus Binatia bacterium:
CCCTACACGCTGTTTGGCGAAGGCGTCTCGTCCGCCGTACGCGTGGGCGACGACGCGGCGGTCTGAACCCGCCCCGGGTTCGCGCGCTCCGGTTCGCTCCGCTTCTTCTATCCGTCCTGTTGGCCGCGCCGGGCACGGCGCTCGCGACCCGCCCGCCGGGCCTTCGCTACACGATCGACGTCACGCTGGACCCCAATCGCCATCGCCTGGACGGCCACGCCGTGATCGTCTACCGGAGCGGCGCCGACACCGCCTTCACGCAGCTCTATCTGCACACCTACCCCAATGCCTTCTCGGGTCCGCACACGATCTACGCGCGCGAGGGGGAGAGCGTGGCGCAGACCTACGACCTTCGCTACGCCAAGCCCAACCAGCTCGGCTGGATGACGCTGGATTCGGCGACGGTGGACGACGCGCCCGCCGCCGTCGATGTGAACGAGACGATCGCCACGCTCCATCTGCCGCGGCCGCTCCGTCCCGGGGATTCGGCGCGCGTGGCCCTCCGCTTCACCGTCAAGATCCCCCGCCACTTCGACCGCCTGGGCCGCACCGGCGAGAACTACTCGATCTCCCAGTGGTATCCGAAGCTGGTCGTCTACGACGACGAGGGCTGGCACCCCGATCCGTTCCACTACATGTCCGAGTTCTACGGGGACTACGGCACGTTCGACGTGACGATGCACGTGCCGGACGACTACTGGGTGGGCTCGACCGGCATCCTCACGCGCGCCACCGGCGGCGACAATGACGTCCCCATCCAGGACCGGGACGCGCCGCGGGACAGCGTGACCGTGACGCTCCGCGTCGCGGCCTCCGATTCGCTGGAGGGGAAGCGGCCCCAGCGCGAGCTGCGGCTCGAGACCGACCTGGCGCGCGGGGACGCCGAGGGCCGCCGCGTTCCCGCCCCGCTGGGCGGAGAGGCGGTCTTCCGCGTCCCTCGGGGCGCCCCCGTTCACTACACCTACGCCTGGGAGAATCGCGACGGCCCGCACGACGAAGCGGACGCCCGTGGACGCGCCCGCCCCCTGCACCGGATCCTCGCCACGCGCGACACGACGATCGCCGACACCCTGCGCGCGCTCGCGGCCGAGGGGGGCGAAGGGGACACGCTCCTCCCCTCGATGAAGACGCTCCACTATCACGCCGAGGCGGTGCACGACTTCGCCTGGGTCGCCTCGCCCGACTACGTGCGCGGCGACACGACCTGGTCGGGGATCGCCGTCCGCTCGCTCTGTTTCCGGAGCGACCAGAAGCTATGGTCGGAGTCCAAGCGCGACGTGGTGGACGCGATGCGCCACCACACGGAGACGGTGGGCCCCTACATCTGGCCCCAGTTCACGACGAGCGAGGCCTGGTGCGGCGGGGGCGCCATGGAATATCCGATGCTCATCATGAACGAGCCGGACGTGGCGAGCCCGCTCGCTCACAGCCTCGACGACACGATCGCGCACGAATTGGGGCACAACTGGTTCTACGGCATGCTGGGCAGCGACGAGCGCGCCCATCCCTGGCTGGACGAGGGCTTCGCGCAGTTCATCGAGGACGACTACACCGACCGCAAGTATCCGCACGGCCAGTTCCGCTGGGCGGACCGGCTCCCCTGGCTCGCGCCGTGGGGCGCGTTCACCCGCGACGAGATGAGTTATCTCTCGCGAGCCTGGGCGCGTGACGAGATGCCGATGGTCACGCCCACCGAGGCGTTCCACGGCTATCGCGAGTACGGGGTGGCGGCCTACAGCAAGACGGTGATGATGCTGCACGCGCTTCGCGGCGTGATCGGGAACGATGCCTTCGAGCGGTTCCTGCACCGCTATTACGACGAGAATCTCCTGCGGCATCCCCGCCCCGAGGACGTGCGGCGCGCCGCCGAGGAGGCGGCCGGACGCGACCTGGGCGCGTTCTTCCACGATTGGACCGAGACCACGCTCCGCCTCTCCTTCGCGCTCCAACGCGGGTCGTCGCGCCGGGAGGGCGAGGAGTGGGTCAGCGTCGTCCGGGTGCGCCGCGACGGCGGATTCGCGCTTCCGGTGACGGTCGAGGCGCGGTTCGCCGACGGCACCACCCAGAGGACCCGGGTGTCGACCGTCGAGCGCGTCGAACGCGCCTCGTTCCGGAGCCGGGCGCGCCTTTCGTCCGCGGTGCTCGACCCCGACCACGACCTCCCCGACATGAACCGCCTGGACAATCGCACCGGAATCGCACCCATGCGCTGGCGGCCGCTCTACGATTTCCCGCAGACGGATGAGATCACGGTCCTGTACGGGCCGACGGTCTGGCATGGCGACGGGGAGGGAATGCGGCTCGGAGCCTGGGCGGACGGCCGCTACCTCCCGATGCGCGATTTCCCCCGGGGCATCCTGGGCTTCGAGGCGGCGTTCAACGCCGGCACCCGGGACGGCGCCACCGCCTGGAGGCTGGGAG
This genomic window contains:
- a CDS encoding M1 family metallopeptidase; this encodes MAAPGTALATRPPGLRYTIDVTLDPNRHRLDGHAVIVYRSGADTAFTQLYLHTYPNAFSGPHTIYAREGESVAQTYDLRYAKPNQLGWMTLDSATVDDAPAAVDVNETIATLHLPRPLRPGDSARVALRFTVKIPRHFDRLGRTGENYSISQWYPKLVVYDDEGWHPDPFHYMSEFYGDYGTFDVTMHVPDDYWVGSTGILTRATGGDNDVPIQDRDAPRDSVTVTLRVAASDSLEGKRPQRELRLETDLARGDAEGRRVPAPLGGEAVFRVPRGAPVHYTYAWENRDGPHDEADARGRARPLHRILATRDTTIADTLRALAAEGGEGDTLLPSMKTLHYHAEAVHDFAWVASPDYVRGDTTWSGIAVRSLCFRSDQKLWSESKRDVVDAMRHHTETVGPYIWPQFTTSEAWCGGGAMEYPMLIMNEPDVASPLAHSLDDTIAHELGHNWFYGMLGSDERAHPWLDEGFAQFIEDDYTDRKYPHGQFRWADRLPWLAPWGAFTRDEMSYLSRAWARDEMPMVTPTEAFHGYREYGVAAYSKTVMMLHALRGVIGNDAFERFLHRYYDENLLRHPRPEDVRRAAEEAAGRDLGAFFHDWTETTLRLSFALQRGSSRREGEEWVSVVRVRRDGGFALPVTVEARFADGTTQRTRVSTVERVERASFRSRARLSSAVLDPDHDLPDMNRLDNRTGIAPMRWRPLYDFPQTDEITVLYGPTVWHGDGEGMRLGAWADGRYLPMRDFPRGILGFEAAFNAGTRDGATAWRLGGWRRAGLLGARGEVRLLGVRDEGLSRFELTFGNRATAPGPRYPWRTWWLGAQARDRYDLRPVDARYWSSGTTVNASAGFRIETVGPHRQDDLTLELRRGSSAFGGGEPASGANYDAARATVRHRMPLGWGSWNLTVRAFGGSAWRRVPAEQLFDVAEKSRLDALERFYENDRGPLRATDHYLSEGGGGLRGYAGRAALGARVGALNVDVTQARTGVFLFGDLGRAEASGLGASSRPAGALIGRTLADAGAGYSYGPAKVTLPVWVSRPEPGEAPWRVRWRFSLDLAGIHPWW